Proteins encoded in a region of the Paenibacillus pedocola genome:
- a CDS encoding PIN/TRAM domain-containing protein: MWKKVVLTLAGLLGAWSGFSLYHTAERGFPEGMGKLGESLPVEGSILFTVLGAIIFLFAGTLCADWGGSKLREAVLYCSRIPMNEMAAGAAGLTGGLLLSLLLHPAMDWLGKAGDLLQVAATLALGYMGLRIGLEKKDELASLWATGRWGQPDEPEGRGLEEHKILDTSVIIDGRIADICKTGFIEGTIVIPEFVLEELQHIADSSDLLKRNRGRRGLDILNKIQKELDVKVLIYEGDFEEISEVDSKLVKLAKVLRGKVVTNDFNLNKVCELQGVSVLNINDLANAVKPVVLPGEEIIVQVIKDGKEHGQGVAYLDDGTMIVVEGGREYIGTTMEVLVTSVLQTSAGRMIFAKPKLLEKAQ; the protein is encoded by the coding sequence ATGTGGAAAAAGGTGGTTTTGACGCTTGCCGGGTTACTCGGTGCCTGGTCCGGCTTTTCGCTATACCATACGGCAGAAAGAGGATTCCCTGAGGGGATGGGAAAACTGGGAGAAAGCCTGCCTGTGGAAGGAAGCATTTTGTTTACGGTGCTGGGTGCCATTATTTTTTTGTTTGCGGGGACTTTATGCGCGGATTGGGGAGGTTCAAAGCTGCGGGAGGCGGTCTTGTACTGTTCGCGTATACCGATGAATGAAATGGCCGCAGGTGCCGCTGGTCTGACAGGGGGACTGCTGCTGTCCCTGCTGCTTCATCCCGCTATGGATTGGCTTGGTAAAGCCGGAGACCTGCTGCAAGTGGCAGCTACACTGGCACTGGGATATATGGGGCTGCGGATCGGGCTGGAGAAGAAAGATGAGCTGGCTTCACTCTGGGCCACAGGACGCTGGGGGCAGCCGGACGAGCCGGAAGGCCGCGGGCTGGAGGAGCATAAGATACTGGATACCAGCGTCATCATAGACGGGCGGATCGCCGACATCTGCAAAACAGGGTTTATTGAAGGGACGATTGTCATTCCGGAATTCGTGCTTGAAGAGCTGCAGCATATTGCCGATTCTTCCGATCTGCTGAAGCGCAACCGTGGACGGCGCGGGCTGGACATCCTTAACAAGATTCAGAAAGAGCTGGATGTGAAGGTACTTATCTACGAAGGTGATTTCGAGGAAATTTCCGAGGTGGACAGCAAGCTGGTCAAGCTGGCTAAGGTGCTCCGCGGCAAAGTTGTCACCAATGACTTCAACCTTAACAAGGTTTGTGAGCTTCAGGGCGTCTCCGTACTCAATATTAACGATTTGGCTAATGCGGTTAAGCCGGTCGTGCTTCCAGGGGAAGAAATTATCGTGCAGGTGATCAAAGACGGCAAGGAGCATGGCCAAGGGGTGGCATATCTTGATGACGGAACGATGATTGTTGTTGAGGGCGGACGCGAGTACATCGGGACAACGATGGAAGTGCTTGTGACGAGTGTGCTGCAGACTTCAGCAGGCAGAATGATTTTTGCTAAACCGAAACTTCTGGAAAAAGCGCAATAA
- the ispD gene encoding 2-C-methyl-D-erythritol 4-phosphate cytidylyltransferase, with the protein MSNSVGAVIVAAGRGTRMGTAESKQYLLLQDKPIIVHTLEVFQRHELISEVVLVTGEEDINRCREWVQAYKLDKVKAVVPGGSERQHSVYKGLKSLGTEWVMVHDGVRPFVQASEINACYEKARETGASVLAVPVKDTIKQVDGTGKVLSTPDRRSLWAIQTPQTFRLSELLAAYDAAERDGFLGTDDSSLAERSGIPVSVVEGSYRNIKLTTPEDLDFAEFTERNRGED; encoded by the coding sequence ATGTCAAACAGTGTAGGCGCCGTGATTGTAGCGGCAGGCAGAGGGACAAGAATGGGAACCGCAGAGAGCAAGCAGTATTTGCTGCTGCAGGACAAGCCGATTATCGTGCATACGCTGGAGGTATTCCAGCGGCATGAGCTTATCTCCGAGGTTGTACTGGTTACCGGTGAAGAGGATATTAACCGCTGCCGGGAATGGGTACAAGCCTACAAGCTGGATAAAGTGAAGGCCGTAGTTCCCGGAGGCTCTGAACGTCAGCATTCCGTGTATAAGGGACTGAAATCGCTGGGAACCGAATGGGTTATGGTGCATGATGGAGTCCGCCCGTTTGTACAGGCCAGTGAAATCAATGCCTGTTATGAGAAGGCCAGAGAGACCGGAGCCTCCGTACTCGCTGTGCCGGTGAAGGATACGATCAAGCAGGTGGACGGCACGGGCAAAGTGCTTTCCACGCCGGATCGGCGAAGTCTGTGGGCGATTCAGACCCCGCAGACTTTTCGTCTGTCTGAGTTGCTGGCAGCCTATGACGCGGCGGAGCGGGACGGGTTCCTGGGTACAGATGACTCCAGCTTGGCGGAGCGCAGCGGCATTCCGGTCTCTGTCGTGGAAGGAAGCTACCGCAATATTAAGCTTACAACTCCGGAGGACCTCGATTTTGCTGAGTTTACAGAAAGAAACAGGGGAGAGGATTAA
- the pssA gene encoding CDP-diacylglycerol--serine O-phosphatidyltransferase gives MIQKSIPSLFTIGNLMLGMFGIMMAFDGKLSMAAIMVIIAMLLDGLDGRVARALKCESEFGKELDSLSDVVSFGVAPALIMYLTSLQDLNSALGWTVTAIFPVFGALRLARFNVRPGIPGYFVGLPIPAAGGVLATLALFHKDVSAPFMIIATLLLSYLMVSTMKYPNFKKIGLPKKAVIGAPVVIVVAVAVAVIFPEQIAKMIFVLLGLYALYGFKQNIDRLNARRRHRRRRRSEDKVYHSKNG, from the coding sequence ATGATACAAAAATCAATTCCGAGTCTTTTTACCATTGGTAACCTGATGCTTGGAATGTTTGGTATCATGATGGCGTTTGACGGCAAGCTTAGCATGGCCGCTATCATGGTGATTATTGCTATGCTTTTAGACGGACTGGATGGCCGGGTTGCGCGTGCGCTTAAATGTGAAAGTGAATTTGGTAAGGAACTGGATTCTTTATCCGATGTGGTATCCTTTGGGGTAGCACCGGCATTGATTATGTATTTGACTAGCCTGCAGGATCTGAATTCTGCGCTTGGCTGGACGGTTACGGCTATTTTCCCGGTATTCGGGGCGCTACGTTTGGCTCGTTTTAATGTCCGTCCGGGAATTCCCGGATATTTTGTCGGATTGCCGATTCCTGCAGCTGGTGGCGTTCTGGCCACGCTGGCTCTTTTTCATAAAGATGTTTCCGCTCCGTTTATGATTATCGCAACACTGCTCTTATCTTATCTGATGGTCAGCACGATGAAATATCCTAACTTCAAAAAGATCGGTCTGCCTAAAAAAGCTGTAATCGGCGCACCGGTAGTCATTGTTGTCGCGGTTGCAGTAGCGGTTATTTTTCCAGAACAGATCGCCAAGATGATCTTTGTGCTGCTTGGGCTATATGCGCTGTACGGCTTTAAGCAGAATATTGACCGGTTGAATGCACGCCGCCGTCACCGCCGCAGAAGACGTTCGGAAGACAAGGTTTATCATTCTAAGAACGGCTAA
- the disA gene encoding DNA integrity scanning diadenylate cyclase DisA has product MKEYNQLDNMNDLLRMAAPGTPFREGLENVLRAKTGALIVVGYSPEVMEVVDGGFSINCDFSPNYLYELAKMDGAIILSEDLKRILYANTQLIPDSSISSIETGIRHRTAERVAKQTGKLVVSISQRRNIITLYQGSIRYALKEIGAILAKANQAIQTLEKYKAVLTQGLTNLSASEYEGIVTVAEVVGVIQRVEMVLRIKMEIKRYINELGNEGRLISMQMEELVGNTEEEAWLLYRDYAREEQEDKIREIIAGLKRTSDDELMDDNHIARLLGYSSTAIASEEVVTPRGYRLLNKIPRLPNVIIHNLVERFEMLPNLMTASIAELDEVDGIGEVRARNIQDGLKRLQKQVLIDRQM; this is encoded by the coding sequence ATGAAAGAATATAATCAATTAGATAATATGAACGATCTGCTGAGGATGGCGGCGCCGGGCACACCGTTTCGGGAAGGTCTGGAGAATGTGCTCCGCGCGAAGACAGGTGCACTGATCGTAGTAGGTTACAGTCCTGAGGTAATGGAAGTTGTCGACGGCGGCTTTTCCATTAACTGCGATTTTTCGCCCAATTATTTGTATGAGCTGGCGAAGATGGACGGGGCCATTATTTTGAGTGAGGATCTTAAGCGGATTCTGTATGCGAATACCCAACTGATCCCTGACTCATCGATCTCATCGATCGAGACAGGAATCCGCCACCGGACAGCAGAACGGGTTGCCAAGCAAACTGGAAAATTGGTCGTTTCGATTTCCCAGCGGCGGAACATCATTACCTTATACCAAGGCTCAATCCGCTATGCACTCAAAGAGATTGGAGCCATTCTGGCCAAGGCCAACCAGGCGATCCAAACCCTGGAGAAATACAAAGCGGTGCTCACCCAAGGACTGACCAACCTCTCCGCATCCGAATACGAGGGAATTGTAACCGTAGCAGAGGTTGTAGGTGTCATTCAGCGTGTTGAGATGGTGCTGCGGATTAAGATGGAAATCAAACGGTACATCAATGAGCTGGGCAATGAAGGCCGCTTAATCAGCATGCAAATGGAAGAACTGGTCGGAAATACAGAGGAAGAAGCTTGGCTTCTCTACAGAGACTATGCAAGAGAGGAGCAGGAGGACAAAATCCGCGAGATCATCGCCGGACTCAAGCGCACCAGTGACGACGAGCTGATGGACGATAATCATATCGCGCGTCTTTTGGGATATTCTTCGACAGCAATTGCCTCAGAAGAAGTAGTTACTCCGCGCGGCTACCGCCTGCTGAACAAGATTCCGCGGCTGCCTAATGTGATCATCCATAATCTGGTTGAACGCTTCGAAATGCTGCCTAATCTGATGACCGCTAGCATAGCGGAACTGGATGAAGTGGATGGAATCGGCGAGGTTCGGGCACGCAATATTCAGGACGGACTTAAACGGCTGCAGAAACAAGTTCTTATTGACAGACAAATGTAA
- the ispF gene encoding 2-C-methyl-D-erythritol 2,4-cyclodiphosphate synthase, with protein sequence MIAVGQGFDVHQLVEGRPCIIGGVTIPYEKGLLGHSDADVLLHAVSDAILGALGLGDIGRHFPDTDPAFKDADSLKLLEHVWGLARERGYKLGNIDSTIIAQKPKMAPYIPEMTEIIARALGAEVTKVNVKATTTEWLGFAGRGEGIAAQSIVCLLQDVISS encoded by the coding sequence ATGATAGCTGTAGGACAGGGTTTTGATGTACACCAGCTGGTGGAGGGCAGACCGTGCATTATTGGCGGCGTGACGATTCCTTACGAAAAAGGGTTGCTGGGCCACTCTGATGCTGATGTGCTGCTCCATGCAGTCAGTGACGCGATACTGGGAGCCTTGGGGCTTGGGGATATCGGCAGGCATTTTCCCGATACCGATCCGGCGTTCAAGGATGCAGACAGCCTGAAGCTGCTGGAGCATGTATGGGGTCTTGCCCGCGAACGGGGCTACAAGCTTGGGAATATTGATTCCACGATTATTGCACAGAAGCCAAAGATGGCTCCCTATATCCCGGAGATGACTGAGATTATTGCCCGGGCTTTGGGCGCGGAGGTCACGAAGGTTAATGTAAAAGCAACGACAACCGAGTGGCTCGGCTTTGCCGGACGCGGTGAAGGAATTGCAGCTCAATCTATTGTCTGCCTGCTCCAAGATGTGATATCATCTTGA